tccaataacctttgcattagatgccttcagctctaacactaggagcaggcttagggacctcggtaaccgtactcgtcgaactcgacaaagaggtcgacgtgcaacctagcccatgcatcagcccgctgagtttctcgccggatcttctcagcgggtcgcgattccgatccggtagtagattcattcgcgaagcaattgctcttgagttgttaggtctccttcggaggcgctcgggcagctgttagcaaatcccacccctcctggctgagcctttgctcgcccacctgtcctggtgaaactggaaaggccttcgggccaccagtaatctctcaatcataaaaaaaaaaaaaaaacatacaggtGAAgcttatataaagcgtgtaaaaatgttcaagggcacCCCCCACATTAATAATAGGttaagtagtgtaattgtttaattgtatattgtgaatagaattatttccttacattataagtaAGATTAGTTTTCTTTATCGCGTTGTTTTGTCGCAtagttgtaaggaacattgtgtacaaattcagcactgtCTTGTTTggtcgtgcgcacatggcttattgttgcaagccagattttgtttctttttacttgtgtttttataataataataataatgtttttatttcaagtaaccatgactcatataaattgttaataagacttggacctatgttagtagttatatttacatcacaatgaattactgtggtaacatcccattatgtatctttttagcttgtgatgtgtattgtgtgcctaataaataaaataaaataaatgtgcagAGCTATACAAATGCATTAACAATAAACTCACCAACAAGTATttcattgtaatatattttatttgaaacagAAATAACAGAATCCGTTGCTTTTCATACAGAGCGTGGTGACACTGAAGTAATTTATTGCTGTTTTGTTCAATAAGTTATTAATCATTCGCACTGACTGGCTTCGATCAGCCAAAGATCTACTGtgatcaaattttattataccGGCGTCGGTAATGTTCCGAAAATCAAGAAATAATTATCTTTTAAATCTTGCGTACGAATTTTGAGAACATCGCCAAATGCATTATCCATTACGCGGCCtgctacatattatttattagggaTTTTTTTACCTTGTAACTAaaccatgtcttattttaatttatattcttatttttatgaaaaatgatattatgaaatgaaatgaaatgaagatgattaatttgagacactaatcaactgggatgaaatgaaatgaaatgagatgagatgatatgggatgaaacatattcttagtaaaatggtggtcatttactgagattttttcagtggacttcttgaaggatcccgagaagttacgtccagcggctttgtttcattttcccacatttgtgcactttcacagatattaaacagataataaaccactattattacacatttaaacctgaagaaacactaaatagacaaaataaaacaaatcacacaacttcactccttgcgttcccgccaaaaaatcacGCGGCCTGCTAAGTATCAAGGGGAATAGAtctgtaacatttttttatttatttcttagatgagtagacgacctcacagcccacctggtgttaagtggttaccggagcccatagatatccacaacgtaaatgcgccacccgccttgaaatataagttctaaggtctcagtatagttacaacggctgccccacccttcgaaccgaaacacattactgcttcacggcagaaataggcagggcggtggtacctaaccgcgcggactcacaagaggtcctaccaccagttttactTCCTACGACTCGACTGCAGTGGATGTTTCCTCGGACATGGAATCGATCAGCGGACAATTGACCTTGGAGAGCATTGGGCGGCTTCtcgacattattttttattacttagctgACACGGGTGCGGTCCTAATATTTATAGGTTAAGATATCCGTTATACTTAATTGAGTCtctgacctcatatctcaaggtgggtgcagGAATTGGCGTTCTGATATCTATAgactgactagctgacccggcagacttcgtagtgcctcaatcgagaaataaaagacctcaacttttgtataaaataaacttaaaacaaagggGTTTTTGGGAGTTTTTATTTTCGTGTTAGTATGAAAcagtgttgtaaaataccgcgTTATAGAAAGATTATCTGTAATAATAtcgaaattattttgtttaatcaTCAGAGAATTATCATCCCAAAAGCTAACCTAATCTATtataagaaggagggagcctggagatcagtaatacaggtctttgaacctagtgcagacttcagctctttcaaaagCTTACAAAATAacttataaggttaatttctatttatttttgtacattacccttaagagagaaataaataatcattattatattattattattattattcacgtCTATTTCCACGCGAATGCAGTAGCAGGCTTTAGttggtaacaataaaaaaaactttgttctcTGATTGTTTGTTAGCAGCTGTGCAGACGTCTCTGACTCATGAAGAAACAATATATGACGCGCTCTGTAAACAACGCTGAACAATTTGCAGTGCTGACTGATATTACTGCATTAATTTTACTAACCGCTCATAGATCAGACTTCTATAAATAACCTCCTATACTAACACAGACAGTCTTCTGTAGTTCTATACTAAAATCGAATCTTCTAGtgtacaaaaagaaacagatcCGACcaacatctagcctctagtccggTATAAAACACTATTAAACTGTTACACCTACTTTTTAggaatgtttactggtggcctttttagtttcaccaggacaggtgggcgagcacgagctcagccaggagagatgggatttgctaacccGATTGCTCCACACTCGGCttcagatagaggcaaatggcgtaGAATGATccgtaataaactcttgttgcgaggaggtggtcacgaccctcagtattgaggaaaccgaagcaagaagaagaccCGCTTGCCTCCGgaggagacctaataactcaagagcagctgcatCGCGAATGCGTCTACTATCGGAACCGCGAtgcgctgagaagatccggcgagaaacccagcaGTGTATCGGTTAGGTTTCACGTCGTACTCCTCGACGAGTCTGACGAGTGCAACAACCAGGGCCTCTGTGCCTACTCCCAGTAATAGAACTGAAGGCGTCAAGTAACAGCTAGCAGATCGGAAGGATCCGCATAGATGTGAGTGCTTTACATAAACGAATTgacatgaaatttaaattgacaTAGATTCTCAATAATTTAATGCTTTTTAACCCCTtcctggtcaccgtcctcgtcgaacccgtcgcttgcgacgaagggctcggcgagtaaattaacccatagacacagcccactgagtttctcgccggatcttctcagcgggtcgcgtttccgatccggcggtagattctgcgaagcactgctcttgctagggtcagtattagcatcacttcggtttgagcccgtgagctcacctactagttaaggctacgttgaaatagcctctcaaggtaacaaggctatcagcttaggtagaaaaaaagccCTTCAAATTGCTTGGCGATGTCAAGGAACTATTAGGAGCCACAAAACCCTACGATCCGGGCTTACGATAGGTACCCCACTGAGGCAAACCGGGTATGCATGCGGGCTTTACAATGCGACGTAGTCTCATATCGTCAAAGTCTTATCAAACTAAGAGTATTTTGTTAAACACAGAAACAGATTTTGTTGATGTATTTCAAGGTTTTAATGTGAAGACTGTTTTCGCACCTTGTTTGAagattttttactattttttagcccttcgacgcaagcgacgggttcgacgagaatgatgaccgggcgaaaagcattactacttcacggcagaaataggcagggtggtggtacctacccgtgcggactcacaagaggtcccaccaccagtaaaaaaaggtCAGAATAAGGTCATTATACGGAGATCCACACTAGTTGACCCGGCCTCTTATGCATTACACCACCTGGTGGTACTAAATATATGGACCGGTACtatttaagtatgtatgtaatattacAAAATACGTGTGCAAACAATAAATAAGGTTCTACATAATGATATAAACACGCATTATATACGTATTACGCAATTTTCAAACATAACCCAATTACTCTGAACAATTTCTATTTGCTCAGTTGAAAGGGCTAAGTTTGTGCTGAGTCTGTGAATTATTTTGAAATCTTAACCTATTTCAAAATATGGGAGTAGgtacttaaattaaaatgagactTAGAAAAACCATTAGTTttggttttttgttgttgttgggTATATTAATCAAATGCATTTGACCTCTGTTTGTCCTCAAACGACATCATCATTGGCTCAATTCAAACAGATCCCTTAGTCTACATTTTTTACTCCGTGCGCAACTCAATTGTCAGTTTAGTTTTGATCTTATTGATAATCTCATAACACTATTCTAATTTCAACTCGAAGCTGGTCAAGACGAACAAGACATAAAATCTTAGTTTAGTAgtatctcagtttttacagtacaacggctgccctgcctttcaaaccgaaacgcattactgcttcacggcagaaataggcagggccatAGATtattacacttaatatatttgagaggcAGGGTAGTTGTATAGTGGTTCGTCGtgggctaaaggataagaagtccggtacattcgtatgtagcgatgcaccggtgttcgaatcccgcaggcgggtagccgatttttttaatgaaatacgtacttaacaaatgttcgcgattgacttccacggtgaaggaataacatcgtgtaataaaaatcaaacccgcaaatattataatttgcgtaattactggtggtaggacctcttgtgagtccgcacgggtaggtaccaccgtcctgcttatttctgccgtgaagcagtaatgcatttccctgtcctggtgaaactggaaaggcctccgggccaccagtaatcaatcaatcataaaaaaaaaaagtaatgcatttcggtttgaagggtggagcagccgttgtaactatactgagaccttagaacttatatctcagggtgggtggcgcattttacgatgtagatgtctatgggctccaataaccacttaacaccagatgggctgtgagctcgtccacccatctaagcaacaaaaaaatacctacccgtgccctAAAcctacaagacgtcctaccaccagtaattacgcaaatcataattttgcgacTTTGATTTTTGTCACACgatattattctttcaccgtggaagtcgatcgtgaacatttgttaagtgcgtattttattagaaaagttggtacctgacagcgggattcgaacaccgttacatctctacatacaaatgcaccgggcgtcttatcctttaggccacgacggcttcaaaaggtcccgtcatgacttacgcgagtgtggtgttcgctcacgcggcgaATCTACGCGgcggtagattcattcgcgaagcagctactcttgagctgttaggtctccttcggaggcgctcgggtagctgttagcaaatcccacccctcctggctgagcctttgctcgcccacctgtcctggtgaaactggaaaggcctccgggccaccagtaatccttcaatcataaaaaaaggcttCAAAAGGTTACCTATAACACGTGCTTATTCGGTCAAGGACACTAGTCAGAACAGTACAACAAATAATTGTATCAAGCCGAATCTATAGTAGAGTTTTGTCAATAGAAtctattgtttttattcaaatgaTGGCCCTTAAATGAGTAAACATTTAATCTaggttaaaatttaatgtataaatacGTTACTTTGTCGAATTAAATTCATAACAAGTTCTGATTTTGACCGAACAACCATGAAGATTTTGTTGGTAAGTGTATTTTTGTTGCTCAAGTCTGTGTGTCGCCATCATGCGATAAATACATTTGGAACAATTCCTCGTTCGCTACCAGATTCTCGGTTTCCGTCTATAATTCGTCTCAACATTACTCAATCATCTTACATTGTAGACTTCATATCATACGCACTATTATGAACCAAACGCTTGGGAACTGaagtaatttttcttttttattgcttttgtaggcagacgagcatacggcccacctgatggtgagtggttaccgtcgcccatagacttcagcaatgccaagggcagagccaagccgctgcctaccgcttaatactctccacaagcctcgtttgaagaaggacatgtcatagcgctcgggaaacaccgtggaggggagctcattccatggccggatggtacgtggcaaaaaagatctctggaaacgcactgtggatgaccgcagtggctccaggtagtatggatgaactctactccggtggcgggcggtgcgatggtaaaaacgagacgttggtatcatctcgaacaattccttagagcactccccatggaacatgcggtacaaaatacagagggaaccgaagtccctccgcagacccagaggctccaaatcAGTCTTCAATGACACCCTTGTCTATATTATGATTAACTTGGGCAAATTTTTTCTTCTCTggctatgctaatagccttgagaggctatttcagcttcgctttGACGTGTatggtgaactcacggggctcaaaccgggagtgtagCTAACACTGGCTAACAGTgggcttgaggtacttaaaagcaccgttaatggatcgggaggatccgtagtgACGTAAGAGCTTAAGCTCATGTTGAAATTCTAGTTCGTCTATTGCTCCGGTGGTTCGATTATCAGcgtctaattaaatacgtttaTTGCACactaaaacacaattaacattataaaattgtCAACAAGCTACATGATacctatatatacttataccaaactaaaaataaaactagataatgTAAAAAATCGACCCCAAATCGCTGCGCTCGCAAGGTAGGGTACAAGAGGCTGACGGCATTTCCCCGTTGAATGGCCAGGCTCAACTCAGGCTGACCTCATTTGTCCGAAATGCGCGCCAGCCCTTGAATCCCCTGAGGCGTCGATGAGGCGTGTGGAAATCTCCCTGCTTAAACAGCGTTATAAAGTTCCTAATTGTCTCGTAAATGTTTCTAGTTCACGTAACTcagtgaatgttttttttttgtcttcccTTAGAGCCATTCACAGCAAGGTCCAGGTGAATAATACGAGATTCTCCTACAGGTTTCCTGCTTCGTCGTGATGCTGATGGTGGAAGCATCCAGTTCGGCGACAGGCGATTCCAATATGAACAATAAAAACCTTCCGAAACGTACTAAGCGATATGCATCAAGTTACGATACGGGCCGATCTGCGTACACTGAAGAAAAGGACACCACCAGCAAGACTGAAGAAGGCAACGAAATGAACGAGAAAAAGGAAATGGAAGAAATGGAGGAAATGGAAGAAATGGAGGAAATGGAAGAAGGATCCCAGACTAAAGAAACCCCAACTAAAATATTATCTGCCTCGAGTGGGGCGATCGCTACCGAGAATCTGGCCGCATCTCAAAGCGCGGCCGACGTTGTTGAGACGGAAACAAAATAAGTATGACACAAAAACAAATGCCGTTACACGCTACACGTTACAAATGATCTGTCACATCTCTTGTCATAAGAAGTAGTTTTGTTTGCGCAATCGACACACCTTACTTGGGGAAAACAGTACGCAATTAACATCATATGGTCCTTCGatctattttgataattatttaaatacctaATTAATCTCAATTAAAAGACTTCTTTGCTAATACCTTAAATCTCACACTTATAATCAGTCTTTGAATAACACGTCTACTGGTGTTCCATCCTTCGAGGAAATGCAAAACGGTGCGTCCCCCCACGTTCCTACCTGACGGACGATCGCTTGACACACCACAGGCTTCACTGTAGCTCTTGTGTAGCCAGGATCAGCAGCGGCTACCACACATAAAGACCGACCGATCAGGTTAAATCCGAGGGAAATCACTAGAAGGAAGAATTTATATTAACACCTCACTCCTCGCTAATCTGCGAACAGTCAAAGCAATAACGGCCGTAGATTGAGAAGATTGAGTCGGATAGCAGTCAAGGAAACCCCAATTGCCGTGCAAGGACAATGAAGGATGTCGCGACGGAGATTTGTGTTGATAACGTATAGCAAGCACTACCGGCATCACAATCTATGTCCTCTAAAGGTTATTGTGTACAAATGCTTCGATTTTTGAACACTAATTCTAAGAAATAAACAAGGCAAAGCATCTGAAACTTTCATTTAACCATTATCCTTTccataaatacttttatttaactaggtatgtgggtgactcacatgtataaactatttattttattatatatcatcatcatcatcatcatcatcatcattctttcctattaccctctgctggggtgtagggctcgaatcaaatttttccatttatatcggtcttgggcagtctgttctagttcctcccacgtcatgcccaagacccctagctcctgctccaccgagcgacgccaagttgttctggggcggcctctcttccttttgccagacactttccaggtcagtgctctctttgataggtgggtatcgggctttctcaaagtgtgaccaatccaatgccacttatacttacttacttattttattatatatagcaGCTTATATTTAACTGACAATTTTCTTAAcattcaatataatattaaaatatctcgtATCACGAAGCAAAAGCCATAGCTCACCTTTGGACGTGAACTCGTTGCCTGAATTCCTGTCTTCATTGGACACTTTAAATCGGACGTCCTAATTGCACCGAGGCATAAATGGGCAGAACTGTGTTACAAACCCGTACAAGCTCACAATATACCCTACCATCAGTAGATCGAGgctgtatgtacatatatgctGTGGTATATTTGTTAGAAATAAATTTGGCGCCAATTTTAAATATAGAGTACGCTAAGAAAAAGATTATccatttatgtaataaaatattataaaataaatgaatacatgtgagtcacccacaAGGTATTAGTGTAATTAGGCCACACTTTGCTGTGCCTTTCGCTAATGCTAATGTGGGGACCGACTTCTCTTACTTACACTTTGTCTTACActttttacaggtggtaggacctcttgtgactccgcgcgggtgggtactaccaccctgcctatttctgccgtgaagcagtaatgcgtttcggtttttaagggtggggcagccgttgtaactatactgagaccactTTACcacttaaccacttaacaccaggtgggctgtgagctcgtccactcatctaagcaataaaaaaatgttgactttctataaaagcgtatttttttgttttttttttcaaactattatgTGTTTTTCATTACATCAATTTCAACTAAAGTGAGTTTAAGTATATATTGGCTGCTTTTAGAATATATACTCGATATAGCTAGTAGAAGaaatatagtatattatatagcctggtagtttcccttcttgaTCTTGACGCAGTCACTTCGGgtctaaagaaaacaaaaaatcgctaatcctgattatcttagtaaggataacggatcaaactgtttaaaagattgaattgtcattggtcATTTATAcctatgccaaatttcgagttaatccgacgttttgaagggggtcaaaatcatgttcaaagattccgttacatactaatatacgtATGCAGCTATtataagcgtattaaaatac
This Bombyx mori chromosome 2, ASM3026992v2 DNA region includes the following protein-coding sequences:
- the LOC101745332 gene encoding uncharacterized protein LOC101745332, with protein sequence MKILLVSCFVVMLMVEASSSATGDSNMNNKNLPKRTKRYASSYDTGRSAYTEEKDTTSKTEEGNEMNEKKEMEEMEEMEEMEEMEEGSQTKETPTKILSASSGAIATENLAASQSAADVVETETK